In the Engystomops pustulosus chromosome 2, aEngPut4.maternal, whole genome shotgun sequence genome, one interval contains:
- the CRYAA gene encoding alpha-crystallin A chain has product MDITIQHPWFKRALGPFYPNRLFEQMFGEGLFDYDLYPFISSTISPHYRQSLFRGYMDSGISEVRSDRERFTIYLDVKHFSPEDLTVKVLDDFVEIHGKHSERQDDHGYISREFHRRYRLPPSLDQSSVSCSLSADGILTFSGPKLLSNLDSSHSERPIPVTREEKPTSAPSS; this is encoded by the exons ATGGACATCACTATTCAGCACCCCTGGTTCAAGCGAGCCCTTGGCCCCTTCTATCCCAATCGCCTCTTCGAACAGATGTTTGGAGAAGGTCTCTTTGATTATGACTTATACCCCTTCATCTCCTCCACCATCAGCCCCCACTACAGGCAGAGTCTCTTCAGGGGATATATGGATTCTGGCATCTCTGAG GTGCGTTCGGACCGTGAGCGTTTTACCATTTACTTGGATGTGAAGCATTTCTCTCCAGAGGATCTGACTGTGAAAGTTCTGGATGACTTTGTGGAGATCCATGGAAAACACAGTGAAAGACAG GATGATCACGGATACATTTCCCGGGAGTTTCATCGCCGTTATCGTCTTCCACCAAGCTTGGACCAATCCTCAGTCAGCTGCTCCCTCTCTGCCGATGGAATCTTGACCTTCTCTGGTCCCAAATTGCTTTCCAACCTGGATTCAAGCCACAGCGAGAGACCCATCCCTGTAACCCGTGAGGAGAAGCCCACCTCCGCCCCCTCCTCCTAA